The Candidatus Margulisiibacteriota bacterium genome window below encodes:
- a CDS encoding V-type ATP synthase subunit D has translation MAAIKLTKNEQKKQKDDLKRYIQYLPTLILKKQQLQMELVKILHEEELFCRKKEEFLSDIQQWIDVFHEDYPLNDILQVTEVIIRTGNVAGIDIPVFENVRFIEKPYDYKYTPLWVDKGLEALKTLLTLTLKENVLMKQKELIRAELTTTTQRVNLFEKVKIPQTRDHIKKISIYLGDMQTAAVVTGKIAKAKIQDNRVLQEVEL, from the coding sequence ATGGCCGCCATTAAACTCACAAAAAACGAACAGAAAAAGCAGAAAGACGACCTGAAAAGATATATCCAGTATTTACCCACACTGATCCTGAAAAAACAGCAGCTGCAAATGGAACTGGTCAAGATACTTCACGAAGAAGAATTGTTCTGTCGTAAAAAAGAGGAATTTCTTTCAGATATCCAGCAATGGATAGATGTTTTCCATGAGGACTATCCTCTAAACGATATTCTGCAAGTAACGGAAGTAATCATAAGAACAGGCAATGTGGCTGGCATAGATATACCGGTTTTTGAAAATGTTCGTTTTATAGAAAAACCTTATGATTACAAATATACTCCCCTATGGGTAGACAAAGGCCTGGAAGCTCTAAAAACCCTGCTGACGCTTACTCTTAAAGAAAATGTTCTAATGAAACAAAAGGAATTGATCCGTGCGGAACTTACCACCACCACTCAAAGGGTTAACCTTTTTGAAAAAGTAAAAATACCTCAAACCAGAGATCATATAAAAAAAATCAGCATCTACCTGGGCGATATGCAAACGGCGGCTGTGGTTACAGGCAAAATAGCCAAAGCTAAAATCCAGGACAATCGGGTTTTACAAGAGGTGGAATTATGA
- a CDS encoding V-type ATP synthase subunit B — translation MKKVCTKILSMSGNVITVKAEDIAYQELAEITSGQQKSLAQVIRLDHDIVHLQVFSGARGISTGDEVRFLGHPMQIGFSDNMLGRIFDGSGNPRDNGSPITENLIEIADPSVNPIKRVIPRNIVLTNIPMIDVFNSLVESQKLPIFSVSGEPYNELLARIAMQAQVDMIIMGGIGLKYDQYLYFKNTLEEGGVLSRTIFFVHTAADPIVEGIMVPDLALAVAEKFALTGKKVLVLLTDMTNYADALKEIAITMEQVPSNRGYPGDLYSQLAFRYEKAVDFEGAGSITILAVTTMPGDDVTHPVPDNTGYITEGQFYLRNGRIEPFGSLSRLKQLVNKDTRKDHRAIMDGMIQLYAQYKETEEKRSMGFRMNEWDNKLLRYGKLFESQMMNLKVNIPLDQALDNGWKILSQCFLPQETNFRSELVEEFWPKQ, via the coding sequence GTGAAAAAAGTCTGTACAAAAATTTTGAGCATGTCTGGCAATGTAATCACTGTTAAGGCTGAAGATATAGCCTATCAGGAATTAGCAGAGATCACATCCGGCCAGCAAAAATCGCTGGCACAGGTTATCCGTCTGGACCATGATATTGTTCACCTTCAGGTTTTTTCCGGGGCCAGAGGTATCTCCACAGGTGATGAAGTAAGGTTTCTGGGACATCCCATGCAGATTGGCTTTTCTGATAACATGCTGGGCAGGATTTTTGACGGAAGCGGCAATCCCAGAGATAATGGCAGTCCCATCACTGAAAATCTGATCGAAATTGCTGACCCTTCGGTTAATCCTATTAAACGTGTTATTCCCAGAAATATTGTGTTAACCAATATTCCCATGATCGATGTATTCAATTCGCTGGTAGAATCGCAAAAACTGCCTATTTTCTCGGTTTCAGGGGAACCATATAACGAACTTTTAGCCAGGATAGCCATGCAGGCACAGGTTGACATGATCATTATGGGAGGAATTGGTCTCAAATATGATCAATATTTGTATTTTAAAAATACACTGGAAGAAGGTGGCGTTCTGAGCCGTACGATCTTTTTTGTCCATACAGCTGCAGACCCGATAGTTGAAGGAATTATGGTTCCTGACCTGGCACTGGCTGTGGCAGAAAAATTCGCCTTAACCGGCAAAAAAGTTCTGGTTCTTTTAACCGATATGACAAATTATGCTGATGCTCTTAAGGAAATAGCTATAACCATGGAACAGGTTCCTTCTAACCGCGGCTATCCCGGAGATTTATACAGCCAGCTTGCTTTCCGTTATGAAAAAGCTGTTGATTTTGAAGGCGCCGGCTCCATAACAATTCTTGCTGTTACTACCATGCCGGGGGATGATGTTACACATCCTGTTCCTGATAATACCGGATATATTACTGAAGGGCAGTTTTATTTAAGGAACGGACGTATTGAGCCCTTCGGTTCGCTCAGCCGGTTAAAGCAGCTGGTCAACAAGGATACACGCAAAGATCACAGAGCCATTATGGACGGTATGATCCAGTTATACGCACAGTATAAAGAGACTGAAGAAAAACGGTCCATGGGTTTTCGTATGAATGAGTGGGATAATAAACTTCTAAGATATGGGAAACTGTTTGAAAGCCAGATGATGAACCTGAAAGTTAATATCCCTCTGGATCAGGCTCTGGATAACGGCTGGAAAATACTCAGCCAGTGTTTCTTGCCGCAGGAAACAAATTTTAGAAGCGAACTTGTCGAAGAATTCTGGCCCAAACAATAA
- a CDS encoding V-type ATP synthase subunit A, with protein MSTQSGKVQAVNGNMIAVKFEGDIMQNEVAYVVSRGQKLKSEVIKINKDVAYMQVFEYTKGIKIGDKVEFSGNLLSVQLGPGLLSQIYDGLQNPLAELAAEFGFFLPVGVEKNALPKDKSWLFKPVVKIGDTVRGGSVLGTVPEGIFQHKIMVPFYHTNDYTVEFICPSKAVTLHDKIAVIKDSHGKTTDLTMSFFWPVKIPISAYSEKLQPTEPLITKVRIIDTFFPIARGGTYCIPGPFGAGKTVLQQLTSRYAEIDIVIIAACGERAGEVVETLREFPELTDPRTGKSLMDRTIIICNTSSMPVAARESSVYTATTMAEYYRQMGLNVLLLADSTSRWAQAMREISGRLEEIPGEEAYPAYLESRIASFYERAGLVRLFDGSNGSLTIGGTVSPAGGNFEEPVTQSTLKVVGAFHGLSRDRANARKFPSIDPLESWSKYSSIISSELVETAKQILRRGNNVYQMMKVVGEEGTSLDDFVVYLKSEFLDGVYLQQNAFDETDAATTAERQKYVFRLLVTILDKKIEFTDKQTARNYFYKLRHTFIDWNYKAWGSDEFKEQETVISKLLTEV; from the coding sequence ATGAGCACGCAATCAGGTAAGGTCCAAGCTGTTAACGGCAATATGATCGCTGTCAAATTCGAAGGCGATATTATGCAGAACGAAGTAGCCTATGTAGTCAGTCGGGGACAAAAACTTAAATCTGAAGTAATCAAAATAAACAAAGATGTCGCTTATATGCAGGTTTTTGAATACACAAAAGGTATAAAAATTGGCGACAAAGTTGAATTCTCGGGCAATTTGTTGTCTGTACAACTGGGGCCTGGACTTCTCAGCCAGATTTATGACGGCTTGCAGAACCCACTGGCAGAGCTGGCTGCGGAATTCGGTTTCTTTTTGCCGGTCGGTGTAGAAAAAAATGCCTTACCCAAAGATAAGTCCTGGTTATTTAAACCTGTCGTAAAAATAGGTGATACAGTCAGGGGTGGCAGTGTATTGGGAACTGTGCCTGAAGGCATATTTCAGCACAAAATAATGGTGCCTTTTTACCATACTAATGATTATACTGTTGAGTTTATCTGTCCTTCCAAAGCCGTGACTCTGCATGACAAAATCGCAGTTATTAAAGACAGCCATGGCAAAACAACCGATTTAACCATGTCTTTCTTCTGGCCTGTAAAAATTCCAATAAGCGCCTATTCTGAAAAATTACAGCCGACTGAACCTTTAATTACTAAAGTCCGGATCATAGATACATTCTTTCCTATTGCCAGAGGTGGCACCTACTGTATACCTGGACCTTTTGGGGCTGGCAAAACAGTATTACAGCAACTCACAAGTCGCTATGCTGAAATTGATATAGTTATCATCGCAGCCTGCGGTGAAAGAGCCGGAGAAGTTGTGGAAACACTTAGAGAGTTCCCGGAATTAACCGACCCGCGAACCGGAAAATCGCTAATGGACCGTACTATAATTATCTGCAACACATCCTCAATGCCGGTTGCGGCCAGAGAATCATCAGTCTATACCGCTACGACCATGGCTGAATATTACAGACAAATGGGGTTGAATGTACTGCTGCTGGCAGATTCCACATCACGCTGGGCCCAAGCCATGCGTGAGATTTCCGGAAGACTGGAAGAAATTCCGGGTGAAGAGGCTTACCCGGCCTATCTGGAATCTCGCATAGCCAGCTTTTACGAAAGGGCTGGTCTTGTCAGATTATTTGATGGTTCAAATGGAAGCCTGACCATAGGAGGGACAGTAAGTCCTGCCGGAGGAAACTTCGAGGAACCGGTTACTCAAAGCACACTAAAAGTTGTAGGTGCCTTCCACGGTTTATCAAGAGACAGAGCCAATGCCCGAAAATTCCCTTCCATAGATCCGTTGGAAAGCTGGAGCAAATACTCCAGCATCATTTCCTCCGAACTTGTTGAAACTGCCAAGCAGATACTGCGCAGAGGGAACAATGTTTATCAGATGATGAAGGTAGTGGGAGAAGAAGGCACTTCCCTTGATGACTTTGTTGTATATTTAAAGAGCGAATTCCTCGACGGTGTTTATCTGCAACAAAACGCGTTTGATGAAACAGACGCTGCCACAACAGCCGAAAGACAAAAATATGTTTTCAGACTGCTTGTTACTATTCTGGATAAAAAAATTGAATTTACTGACAAACAAACTGCCAGAAATTATTTTTATAAACTGCGGCACACTTTTATTGATTGGAATTATAAAGCCTGGGGTTCTGACGAATTTAAAGAACAGGAAACTGTAATTAGCAAATTATTAACTGAGGTTTGA
- a CDS encoding ankyrin repeat domain-containing protein, with translation MTISFVCNDIKKYLDEWPNKNSPKEQIKRWPKAISYETLGKNQPGHICLPDENNELCQDVFTVTQSTINKFLNPDIGHPLYPNITDLLNFSQFMNLGLNRTIHLILKMYFEKSLVKYLKKKNQDIRSYYDIQKYTDDITFHKQHFNLNSFKDISYDKLYELIKETKRFQELKLLRSDFEPLINHLISLVELSNHDFRIAELDSVKEQPLMTLAKSKKNSGKKVLIITILLIIFLAGLWLFVPKSDNTKLIKKPSKNVVLNDDELLLDAAGKGNIKTLLYLISKDVNLNKVVKNKTPLMESAYYGQLDAAKILLKYGADANVSNNVGWTPLMSAADQGYADCLQLLVNHKANVNAARNDGWTALMSAAHNNHVEEAQILLKNKANINAKTFDGWTALMSAANNGHNAIIELFMNYNVNINARRKDGWTALMAAVNNGHLETVMLLLNNKANVNATTKDKWTPLMAAVNNDDNEMVKILMQYGADINISNNNGITARILADMKGYRDISKTLAGL, from the coding sequence ATGACAATATCCTTTGTATGTAACGATATTAAGAAATATCTTGATGAATGGCCAAATAAAAACAGCCCTAAAGAGCAGATAAAACGCTGGCCAAAGGCCATTTCTTACGAGACGCTTGGCAAAAATCAGCCCGGGCATATCTGTTTGCCTGACGAGAATAATGAACTCTGCCAAGATGTTTTTACAGTCACTCAATCCACAATAAACAAATTCCTGAATCCTGATATCGGACATCCTTTATATCCCAACATAACCGATCTTTTGAATTTTTCACAGTTTATGAACCTGGGATTAAACAGGACCATACATCTGATTTTAAAAATGTATTTTGAAAAATCACTGGTCAAATATTTAAAAAAGAAAAATCAAGACATAAGATCATATTATGATATTCAAAAATACACTGACGATATTACTTTTCACAAACAACACTTCAATTTGAATAGTTTCAAGGATATAAGCTATGACAAGTTATATGAACTGATTAAAGAAACAAAACGTTTCCAGGAACTTAAACTCCTGAGATCGGACTTCGAACCCCTTATAAATCATCTGATAAGTCTGGTCGAGCTCTCCAATCATGATTTCAGAATAGCTGAGCTGGATTCTGTTAAAGAACAACCGCTTATGACGCTGGCTAAATCTAAAAAAAATTCCGGAAAAAAAGTATTAATTATTACAATTTTATTAATAATATTTCTAGCTGGTCTGTGGTTATTTGTTCCTAAATCAGACAATACCAAATTAATAAAGAAACCCTCAAAAAATGTGGTTTTGAATGATGATGAGTTACTATTGGATGCCGCTGGTAAAGGTAATATCAAGACCCTTCTTTACCTGATCAGCAAAGATGTAAATTTAAACAAAGTAGTAAAAAACAAAACCCCCTTAATGGAATCTGCTTACTACGGTCAATTGGATGCCGCAAAAATTTTACTGAAATATGGTGCTGATGCCAATGTCAGCAACAATGTCGGCTGGACCCCTTTAATGTCAGCAGCAGACCAGGGATATGCGGATTGTTTGCAGCTGCTTGTCAACCATAAAGCCAATGTTAATGCGGCCAGAAATGACGGCTGGACGGCGCTGATGTCAGCCGCGCATAACAATCATGTGGAAGAAGCCCAAATCCTTCTCAAAAATAAAGCCAATATCAATGCTAAAACCTTCGATGGTTGGACAGCGCTGATGTCGGCTGCTAATAACGGGCATAACGCGATCATCGAATTATTTATGAACTATAATGTTAATATCAATGCCAGACGTAAAGACGGCTGGACAGCGCTAATGGCTGCAGTTAATAACGGACATCTGGAAACCGTCATGCTGCTTTTGAACAATAAAGCCAATGTAAACGCTACCACCAAAGACAAGTGGACACCATTAATGGCTGCAGTTAATAATGATGATAATGAAATGGTAAAAATACTAATGCAATACGGAGCTGATATCAATATAAGCAACAATAACGGTATTACAGCCCGTATTCTGGCTGACATGAAAGGTTACAGAGACATTTCCAAAACACTTGCCGGATTATAA
- a CDS encoding glycosyl hydrolase family 8 produces the protein MNRLILFKDYKRIFKDVFIIFLFTLSFSTETLEIKSGASLRQWGNGCWGPGSSYNNYNITGNYYHDLKFSTNIPGNRGIWIGLINATENYTLDLTTYDRINFDARNNNSQTIVYLKDISNNITNKISLYQLSAEYKNFTISVNSFLTTGFDMKKVKEILFEPYFNNNSGTNNFIARNIKLISDTFYLKEGADSVPWGNGAWGGTYTFFQITQNFYHQLEFTNSNSGFWIGITPSKNKDLKPYSRLFFQAKANNSEALIFFKDTAGRESSRYKIFNISSDNFTEYEISMNYFLSGNFNIKNVSEILFQAAEPLYNTSQKLVLANIRLDSRQLTTGTLNTLLVDVLNTQQYKNYSPLIGGLNYRKQLQHLWNGYKYRFIDSYKNIVAPNKNLQGLVWDTYTGISPTKIEAADIAKSEGSGYALLMAVYMNDQKTFDEIFRATWLSKMHKNTSTGLFTWNIKTDATFLGNDTNSAIDADQDIAISLILADTLLKKGVWKNTGQNYYGCAQQLINAIYDQGILFGMFLLPSDESGPDGKGFTEVENETNLSYFAPAWYRIFDSYEEIDHDWQAIIDWGYKTINRVNKYKKPIAPDWCDFWGNSLEQKYWFYAYMLGKDAIRVYWRLATDWLWFGEPKARDYLTSTRQLFQGWGGILKPAEIKPLEMNGSLSYLTRGNAFNYTDISYVSMFAAGAMGTTDNVYRSQWKLAYDDYLYLAQNGLDSFLGAKRPGQPEKIDFNTKYNYYNHCLGILSGLMLTGCFPNIYPVNTIITKNIDVSKNLNAYYPFDGDIKDKSGYKRDLKASGTLYYSYPDAVAGKSLKFTKQQYLTTSNFTAGWDKITISLWLKTTAPSENYKLISTALWPPGSGWMLGTQYPEAWAERGVSIRKNSNFRRYTGFVANQWNHLVLSYDRTNFIEYINGEISYAEKLINGPRIGSGTKLMIGAWLPYTAYNYSGLMDEVRIYNKSLTASEVKTLYSLRKPNNISITEENGTQDFYETNSFNVRILVNGKVCAENDFVQSSQPVITLIAGSEEGLIKSCQLSVIKDGFNDQQNIETDEIQIPLEPSITINLQTPCKLDDGRYQISCKLTDGDDRIAYSTSPYFYVQAYQPLIVTGSLSAPNPFNPNTEVAHIGFNVNKNCTIKLYIHSLNRELVYNNTIMASTGYNEFLWDGYDTFHKLVPSGGYYAYLIADDSQEKVKNLIKIAVVRR, from the coding sequence ATGAATAGATTAATATTGTTTAAGGATTACAAGAGAATTTTTAAAGACGTATTTATTATCTTCCTATTCACTTTGAGCTTTAGCACGGAAACATTGGAAATAAAATCCGGCGCATCTTTACGACAATGGGGTAACGGATGTTGGGGACCGGGGTCTTCATATAATAACTATAATATAACCGGTAATTATTACCATGACCTAAAATTTTCTACTAATATTCCTGGTAATCGAGGTATCTGGATAGGACTAATCAACGCTACAGAAAATTATACTCTGGATTTAACAACTTATGACAGAATAAACTTTGATGCCAGAAACAATAACAGCCAAACTATAGTTTATCTAAAAGACATCAGCAATAACATAACCAATAAAATTTCTTTATATCAACTTTCAGCGGAATATAAAAATTTTACAATATCTGTGAATTCTTTTCTAACCACTGGTTTTGATATGAAAAAAGTTAAAGAAATACTGTTTGAACCATATTTTAATAATAATTCCGGAACAAATAATTTTATCGCCCGAAACATTAAATTGATATCAGATACATTTTATTTAAAAGAAGGGGCTGATAGTGTCCCATGGGGTAACGGGGCCTGGGGTGGTACTTATACATTTTTCCAGATAACACAAAACTTCTATCACCAGTTGGAATTTACCAACAGCAATTCCGGCTTCTGGATCGGTATAACACCTTCGAAGAATAAAGATTTGAAACCATATTCCAGACTTTTTTTTCAGGCAAAAGCCAACAATTCCGAGGCATTGATTTTTTTCAAAGATACAGCCGGAAGAGAATCTTCCAGGTATAAGATTTTTAATATTTCTTCTGATAATTTCACGGAGTACGAAATCAGTATGAACTATTTTCTATCCGGGAATTTTAACATAAAGAATGTTTCTGAAATTTTATTTCAGGCCGCTGAACCGCTTTATAACACTTCGCAAAAATTAGTTTTGGCTAATATACGTCTTGATAGCAGACAATTAACCACGGGCACATTAAACACCTTGCTTGTCGATGTTTTAAACACACAACAATATAAAAATTACAGTCCGCTTATAGGCGGGTTAAATTATAGAAAGCAACTGCAACATTTATGGAACGGTTATAAATATCGATTTATTGATAGTTATAAAAATATAGTGGCTCCTAATAAGAATTTGCAAGGCCTGGTCTGGGACACTTATACCGGAATATCACCAACCAAAATAGAAGCAGCGGACATAGCCAAGTCTGAAGGATCCGGATATGCATTGCTAATGGCTGTTTATATGAATGATCAAAAAACATTTGATGAAATTTTCAGGGCTACCTGGTTGAGCAAAATGCATAAAAATACATCCACAGGTTTGTTCACCTGGAATATTAAAACAGACGCGACATTCCTGGGAAATGATACTAATTCCGCGATAGATGCTGATCAGGATATCGCAATAAGCCTGATACTGGCAGATACACTTTTAAAGAAAGGTGTCTGGAAAAATACCGGACAAAATTATTATGGATGCGCGCAACAGCTTATTAATGCTATTTATGATCAGGGTATTTTATTCGGTATGTTCTTGCTCCCCAGCGACGAAAGTGGCCCGGATGGCAAGGGATTTACTGAAGTTGAGAATGAAACCAATTTGTCCTATTTTGCGCCGGCCTGGTATAGAATATTTGACTCTTATGAAGAGATTGACCATGACTGGCAGGCAATTATTGACTGGGGCTATAAGACTATAAATCGGGTGAATAAGTATAAAAAGCCTATAGCTCCTGATTGGTGCGATTTCTGGGGTAATAGTCTGGAACAAAAATACTGGTTTTATGCTTATATGCTGGGCAAAGATGCAATTCGGGTATATTGGCGTCTTGCTACAGATTGGTTATGGTTCGGAGAACCCAAGGCCAGAGATTATTTAACCAGCACCAGACAGCTCTTTCAAGGCTGGGGAGGCATTTTAAAGCCTGCCGAAATAAAACCTTTGGAGATGAACGGAAGCCTTTCTTATTTAACAAGAGGAAACGCCTTTAATTATACGGATATTTCTTATGTTTCCATGTTTGCCGCCGGAGCAATGGGAACAACGGATAATGTTTATCGCAGCCAATGGAAGCTGGCTTATGATGATTATTTGTATTTGGCGCAGAACGGGCTGGATTCTTTTTTGGGAGCAAAAAGGCCCGGACAACCTGAAAAAATAGATTTTAACACTAAATATAATTATTACAATCATTGCCTGGGCATTTTGTCCGGCCTTATGCTTACCGGTTGTTTCCCCAATATTTATCCGGTTAATACGATTATAACTAAAAATATAGATGTCAGCAAAAATCTTAACGCTTACTATCCTTTTGACGGAGATATTAAGGACAAATCCGGCTATAAAAGAGACCTAAAAGCAAGCGGTACTCTATATTATTCATACCCTGATGCTGTCGCAGGTAAGTCTTTGAAATTCACTAAACAGCAGTATTTAACAACAAGCAATTTTACAGCAGGCTGGGATAAAATTACTATTTCTTTATGGCTGAAAACTACTGCTCCGTCTGAGAATTACAAATTAATCAGCACAGCCTTGTGGCCGCCGGGATCAGGGTGGATGCTGGGCACACAATATCCTGAAGCCTGGGCTGAACGTGGAGTGTCTATAAGAAAAAACAGCAATTTTAGGCGTTATACCGGATTTGTCGCAAATCAGTGGAACCATCTGGTTTTATCTTACGACCGGACAAATTTTATAGAGTATATTAATGGTGAAATTTCTTATGCTGAGAAATTAATTAACGGTCCGAGAATCGGTTCAGGAACAAAACTGATGATTGGAGCCTGGCTGCCTTATACCGCATACAACTATTCAGGTTTAATGGACGAAGTAAGAATTTATAATAAGTCTTTGACAGCTTCGGAAGTGAAGACACTTTATTCTTTAAGAAAGCCTAACAATATTTCTATAACCGAGGAAAACGGAACGCAGGATTTTTATGAAACAAACTCGTTTAATGTAAGGATATTAGTGAACGGTAAAGTATGTGCTGAAAATGATTTTGTGCAGAGCAGCCAGCCGGTTATTACTCTAATCGCCGGCAGTGAAGAGGGGCTGATAAAATCATGTCAATTATCGGTTATAAAAGATGGGTTCAATGATCAGCAAAATATAGAAACTGATGAAATTCAGATCCCACTTGAGCCATCAATAACTATAAATTTGCAGACACCCTGCAAGCTGGATGACGGACGCTATCAGATAAGCTGTAAGTTAACCGACGGTGATGACCGGATTGCTTACAGTACATCTCCGTATTTTTATGTTCAAGCTTACCAACCCTTAATTGTAACCGGTTCTTTGTCTGCTCCTAACCCGTTTAACCCAAATACTGAGGTGGCTCATATAGGTTTTAATGTTAACAAGAATTGTACGATAAAGCTGTATATTCATTCATTAAACAGGGAGCTTGTATATAACAATACTATTATGGCTTCAACCGGTTATAACGAGTTTCTCTGGGATGGATATGATACTTTTCATAAGCTTGTTCCCAGTGGAGGTTACTATGCTTATTTAATCGCTGATGATAGCCAGGAAAAAGTAAAAAATCTTATAAAAATTGCAGTGGTAAGAAGGTAA
- a CDS encoding polysaccharide deacetylase family protein, producing MKNILKCFVWLLLFYAGSLFAAPQITVLSYHHLDYDPVKKTPYSVKSANFIEQMNTLKQAGFSFITLKQLDNYVYKNIAIPDHSLLVTFDDGNLNTYTIAYPILKKLKIPFVVFIYAGATTAGHRLRFANWEEIKEMSDNGVDIECHTYTHPILSIPPKTIKSAAAYEKWLDFELVDSRKKIEEKLGKPVQYLAIPFGAMDSVVYEQIKKSGYRMAFNVHGMNNNSLSDPFNYNRIMVMSTDSTKNVLAKAMENPVYFEDCHPVNLSRIFEQNQIIRFKLKNQQNYLAESVELYISGIKKKPVYNWGNGYYEMPYAFTRKQYYNLSVMARNKDNKKCRGDWIFQYNNEKPEFLN from the coding sequence ATGAAAAATATATTGAAATGTTTTGTGTGGTTGCTGCTATTTTATGCAGGCAGCTTATTTGCCGCGCCTCAGATTACAGTATTATCCTATCATCATCTGGACTATGATCCTGTTAAGAAAACTCCTTATTCTGTGAAGAGCGCAAATTTTATCGAACAAATGAATACTTTAAAACAAGCCGGGTTTAGTTTTATCACTTTAAAACAGTTGGATAATTATGTTTATAAGAATATTGCCATACCGGATCATTCATTACTGGTTACGTTTGATGACGGAAATTTGAATACATATACTATCGCTTATCCGATATTAAAAAAACTGAAGATACCCTTTGTGGTTTTCATCTATGCGGGAGCCACAACAGCTGGACACAGATTAAGGTTCGCTAACTGGGAGGAAATAAAAGAGATGTCGGACAACGGCGTAGATATTGAATGTCATACCTACACCCACCCTATCTTATCAATCCCCCCAAAAACAATTAAGTCCGCGGCAGCCTATGAAAAGTGGCTTGATTTTGAACTGGTTGATTCCAGAAAAAAAATTGAGGAGAAATTGGGTAAACCGGTGCAATACCTGGCTATTCCTTTTGGGGCAATGGACAGTGTAGTTTATGAACAGATTAAAAAGAGTGGTTATAGAATGGCCTTTAATGTTCACGGAATGAATAATAATTCTTTGTCTGACCCTTTTAACTATAACCGGATTATGGTCATGAGCACGGATTCTACAAAAAATGTATTGGCAAAGGCCATGGAAAATCCGGTATATTTTGAAGATTGTCATCCGGTAAACCTGAGTCGTATATTTGAGCAAAACCAGATAATACGTTTTAAATTGAAAAATCAGCAGAACTATTTGGCGGAAAGTGTAGAACTATATATTTCAGGAATAAAGAAAAAGCCTGTATATAATTGGGGTAACGGATATTATGAAATGCCATATGCTTTTACGCGCAAGCAATATTATAACCTGTCAGTTATGGCAAGGAACAAGGATAATAAGAAATGTCGAGGAGACTGGATTTTTCAGTATAATAATGAAAAACCGGAGTTCTTAAATTAG